One segment of Nostoc flagelliforme CCNUN1 DNA contains the following:
- a CDS encoding serine/threonine-protein kinase produces the protein MDRFSQKITNSQESISQQTQLGQMCGSKKLFRDRYEILQILGRGGFGITFLAKNAVLPGNPLCVIKQLCPKVTNPQSWQRACTRFEKEARTLGQLGSHSQIPMLLDYFQANGEFFLIQEYVPGLTLAREVRQTGAKSEASVKQFLQELLPVLQYLHKHRVIHRDIKPQNLLRCEYDRRIVLIDFGAVKEQLADACENSRNQVANTNFIGTRGFAPPEQFSLRPVYASDIYALGITCIFMLTAKSPLEFDYDENTGEICWRKEVIISNSFAQILGKMVKISLTDRFKTADEVMKALGNDSYLPTLADCLTTQKLNSKSIAQHGNSYETPDVYLPPVARTASAIRKWRARPK, from the coding sequence ATGGATCGCTTTTCTCAGAAAATAACGAATTCTCAAGAGAGCATTTCACAGCAAACTCAACTTGGCCAGATGTGTGGTTCCAAGAAGCTATTTCGCGATCGCTATGAAATATTGCAAATTTTAGGTAGAGGTGGATTTGGGATCACGTTTTTAGCCAAAAATGCTGTGTTACCTGGGAATCCTCTGTGTGTTATTAAACAGCTTTGTCCGAAAGTGACTAACCCTCAAAGCTGGCAAAGGGCATGTACACGCTTTGAAAAAGAAGCAAGAACCTTGGGGCAACTCGGTAGTCATTCGCAAATTCCCATGCTATTAGACTACTTTCAGGCGAATGGAGAGTTTTTTTTAATTCAAGAATACGTGCCGGGTTTGACTTTGGCACGAGAAGTGCGGCAAACTGGGGCCAAAAGTGAAGCCTCAGTTAAACAGTTTTTGCAAGAATTATTACCTGTATTACAGTATCTTCATAAACATCGTGTGATTCATCGGGATATTAAGCCCCAGAATTTATTGCGGTGTGAGTATGATCGGCGAATAGTGCTGATTGATTTTGGGGCGGTGAAAGAGCAATTAGCTGATGCTTGTGAAAACTCTCGCAATCAAGTTGCAAACACCAACTTTATCGGAACTAGGGGATTTGCACCACCAGAACAGTTTTCTCTACGTCCAGTTTATGCCAGTGATATTTATGCACTGGGTATAACTTGTATTTTTATGTTGACTGCTAAAAGTCCTTTAGAATTTGACTACGACGAAAATACTGGTGAAATATGCTGGCGAAAAGAAGTAATTATTAGCAATAGTTTCGCCCAGATTTTAGGGAAAATGGTAAAAATTTCGTTAACTGATCGGTTTAAAACTGCCGATGAAGTAATGAAAGCTTTAGGTAATGACAGCTATTTGCCTACTTTGGCTGACTGTCTAACTACCCAAAAATTAAATAGTAAAAGTATTGCACAACACGGAAATTCTTACGAAACTCCTGATGTATATTTACCACCTGTTGCCAGAACTGCAAGTGCTATTCGGAAATGGAGAGCAAGACCGAAGTAA
- a CDS encoding outer membrane protein assembly factor BamB family protein, with protein sequence MPTISSSAKESHSQSDNQWSLGGQNLNNTRYQAGERYLNPKNVRQLSPKWVFSAGGELSATPAVVDKTVYMPDWGGNFFKIDAQTGTQIWANSIASYINDPSIPKAVSRTSPALKGNKVIIGSQEGAFLIAVNKDTGKLIWKTKLDKHPYAIITQSPTIYGNRVYVGVSSSEETAANQPNYPCCTFRGSMTAVDLNTGKLLWKTYTVPENYGESDGYSGGAVWGSTPAIDPKRNLVYIATGNNYNVPKTVKNCITKLSSQKAPDESQCLDRNNYIDAIVALDLNTGTIKWANKLQGYDTWTLACFYGGISNCPDPKGPDYDFAQAPMLFTVKDAGKSRDLLGAGQKSGVFWALDRDTGKVVWSRIVGPGGAAGGIMWGSATDGQQIYVAISNYGFEKYTLDPSGETINGGSWSALDAATGKIIWQTADPTGERDMAPMTVANGVVYAGSMASVADKNNMYALDAKAGKILWNFNSGGSVIAGAAVVDGTVYWGSGYSRIPGGFKSNNKFYAFTVLEHR encoded by the coding sequence ATGCCAACAATTAGCAGTAGTGCTAAAGAAAGTCACTCTCAATCGGATAATCAGTGGAGTTTGGGTGGTCAGAACCTAAACAATACTCGCTATCAAGCAGGTGAGAGATACCTCAATCCAAAGAACGTAAGACAGTTGTCTCCCAAATGGGTTTTTAGTGCAGGTGGTGAACTCTCTGCAACACCAGCAGTTGTAGATAAAACTGTATACATGCCAGACTGGGGCGGTAATTTTTTTAAGATTGATGCACAGACGGGTACACAGATTTGGGCAAATAGCATTGCCAGCTATATTAATGATCCAAGTATCCCAAAAGCTGTCTCGCGCACAAGTCCAGCACTTAAAGGGAATAAAGTAATTATTGGTAGCCAGGAAGGTGCTTTCCTGATAGCAGTTAACAAAGATACTGGGAAGCTAATCTGGAAAACAAAACTTGACAAGCACCCCTATGCTATTATTACTCAGTCGCCGACCATTTATGGCAATCGTGTGTATGTTGGAGTTTCCTCTTCTGAGGAAACAGCAGCAAACCAGCCGAACTACCCATGCTGCACATTCCGTGGAAGCATGACGGCGGTAGATTTGAATACTGGAAAGCTTCTGTGGAAAACTTACACCGTACCGGAAAATTATGGTGAATCGGATGGCTACTCAGGTGGAGCAGTATGGGGTAGCACACCAGCAATCGATCCAAAGCGAAATTTGGTATATATTGCAACAGGCAATAACTACAATGTGCCTAAAACAGTAAAAAATTGTATTACAAAACTATCTTCACAGAAAGCTCCTGATGAGTCGCAATGCCTCGATCGCAATAATTATATTGACGCGATCGTGGCACTTGATCTCAACACTGGCACGATTAAGTGGGCAAATAAACTACAGGGATACGATACTTGGACTCTTGCCTGCTTTTATGGTGGTATCTCCAATTGCCCTGACCCCAAAGGGCCAGATTATGATTTCGCTCAGGCACCCATGCTTTTCACTGTTAAAGATGCGGGAAAATCGCGCGATCTCCTTGGTGCTGGTCAGAAGAGTGGTGTCTTTTGGGCGCTTGACCGGGATACTGGAAAAGTCGTCTGGAGCCGAATTGTTGGTCCTGGTGGTGCTGCTGGTGGAATAATGTGGGGTTCGGCTACGGATGGCCAACAAATCTATGTAGCGATTTCAAACTACGGATTTGAGAAGTACACATTAGATCCCTCAGGTGAGACTATTAACGGTGGGTCATGGAGTGCGCTTGATGCAGCTACTGGCAAAATTATCTGGCAGACAGCAGATCCAACAGGTGAAAGGGATATGGCTCCAATGACAGTAGCGAATGGAGTGGTGTATGCTGGCTCGATGGCATCAGTAGCCGATAAGAATAACATGTATGCATTAGATGCAAAGGCTGGTAAAATTCTGTGGAATTTTAACAGTGGGGGATCAGTAATTGCAGGTGCAGCAGTGGTTGATGGTACAGTGTACTGGGGTTCTGGCTACAGCCGCATCCCAGGCGGGTTTAAGTCTAATAATAAGTTTTACGCGTTCACAGTCTTGGAGCATCGGTAA
- a CDS encoding glycoside hydrolase produces MSHPLYIAFIWHQHQPLYKSPGSGAALSPSQHYRLPWVRLHGTKDYLDLVLLLERYPKLHQTVNLVPSLILQLEDYIAGTAFDPYLTASLTPDEQLTQQQREFIIQHFFDANHHTLIDPHPRYAELYQQRQEKGQAWCLANWELPDYGDLLAWHNLAWIDPLFWDDPEIATWLKQGRNFTLSDRQRIYSKQREILSRIIPQHRKMQEAGQLEVTTTPYTHPILPLLADTNSGRVAVPNMTLPKQRFQWAEDIPRHLRKAWNFYKDRFGQIPRGLWPSEQSVSPAILPDIINQGFKWICSDEAVLGWTLKHFFHRDGAGNVQQPELLYRPYRLQTAEGDLSIVFRDHRLSDLIGFTYSAMPAKKAAADLVGHLQAIAKMQRESQSEEPWLVTIALDGENCWEFYPQDGKPFLEALYQSLSDEPHLKLVTVSEFLEEFPATATIPGGQLHSGSWVDGSFTTWIGDPAKNRAWDYLTEAREMLASHPEATEENNPEAWEALYAAEGSDWFWWFGAGHSSNQDAIFDQLFREHLFGIYKALNEAVPPYLKQPVEIHQAQGNHAPQGFIHPVIDGRGDEQDWDKAGRIEIGGARGTMHNSSVIQRLWYGVDHLNFYLRLDFKSGSAPGQDLPTELNLLWFYPEKTMVNSPIPLADVPDAAPLNYHFHHLLEVNLLTQSIQFREAGDNYQWHPRFNRAQVALNNCLELAVPWADLQVPPDYPLRLILVLADEGRFCNYLPENALISIEVP; encoded by the coding sequence ATGTCCCATCCTCTCTACATTGCTTTTATCTGGCATCAACATCAGCCACTGTACAAATCTCCTGGGAGCGGCGCTGCGCTATCTCCGAGTCAGCACTACCGTCTACCTTGGGTACGTTTGCATGGGACTAAAGATTATTTGGATTTGGTATTGCTCTTAGAGCGGTATCCTAAGTTACACCAAACGGTGAATTTAGTTCCATCGCTGATATTACAACTCGAAGATTATATTGCTGGCACTGCTTTTGACCCTTATCTCACAGCCAGTTTGACACCGGATGAACAACTCACCCAGCAGCAGCGCGAATTTATTATCCAACACTTTTTCGATGCCAATCACCATACTCTGATTGACCCTCATCCCCGTTATGCCGAGTTGTACCAGCAAAGGCAGGAAAAAGGGCAAGCTTGGTGTTTAGCAAATTGGGAATTGCCAGATTATGGTGATTTGCTAGCTTGGCACAATTTGGCTTGGATCGATCCTCTGTTTTGGGATGACCCGGAAATTGCTACTTGGTTAAAACAGGGTCGGAATTTTACTTTAAGCGATCGCCAGCGCATTTATTCCAAACAGCGAGAAATCCTCAGCCGCATTATCCCCCAACATCGCAAAATGCAGGAGGCGGGGCAGCTAGAAGTTACCACCACGCCTTACACTCACCCGATTTTACCCTTGCTAGCTGATACTAACTCCGGTCGGGTAGCTGTGCCGAATATGACACTACCTAAGCAGCGTTTTCAGTGGGCAGAAGATATTCCCCGCCACTTGCGGAAAGCTTGGAACTTTTATAAAGACCGCTTTGGACAGATCCCTCGTGGTTTGTGGCCTTCGGAACAGTCAGTAAGTCCAGCAATACTTCCAGATATTATTAACCAAGGGTTTAAGTGGATATGCTCAGATGAAGCCGTCTTGGGGTGGACGCTGAAACACTTTTTTCATCGGGATGGGGCAGGGAATGTACAGCAACCAGAACTGCTGTATCGACCCTATCGCCTGCAAACCGCCGAGGGTGACTTGTCAATTGTGTTTCGTGACCATAGATTATCAGATTTGATTGGCTTTACTTATAGCGCGATGCCAGCAAAAAAGGCAGCAGCAGATTTAGTGGGACATTTGCAAGCGATCGCTAAAATGCAAAGAGAAAGTCAAAGTGAAGAACCTTGGCTAGTTACCATCGCTTTGGATGGGGAGAATTGCTGGGAATTTTATCCCCAAGATGGTAAACCCTTCCTAGAAGCTTTATATCAAAGCTTGAGCGATGAACCCCACCTCAAACTCGTCACAGTTTCCGAATTTCTGGAAGAATTTCCAGCCACAGCCACCATCCCCGGAGGACAACTACATAGTGGTTCTTGGGTGGATGGCAGTTTCACCACTTGGATCGGCGATCCCGCCAAAAATCGTGCTTGGGATTACTTGACAGAAGCAAGGGAAATGCTTGCAAGTCATCCTGAAGCGACGGAAGAAAACAACCCAGAAGCATGGGAAGCGTTGTATGCCGCAGAAGGTTCAGACTGGTTTTGGTGGTTTGGTGCAGGACACTCCTCAAATCAAGATGCCATCTTTGATCAGTTGTTTCGAGAACACCTGTTTGGGATTTACAAGGCATTAAATGAAGCTGTACCGCCCTACCTCAAGCAACCAGTAGAAATCCACCAAGCACAGGGAAACCACGCCCCACAAGGGTTTATCCATCCCGTCATCGATGGTAGAGGTGATGAACAAGATTGGGACAAAGCTGGACGCATAGAAATTGGCGGGGCGCGGGGAACCATGCACAATAGCAGTGTCATCCAGCGACTTTGGTATGGGGTAGATCACTTGAATTTCTATCTGCGGCTGGATTTTAAAAGTGGTTCTGCACCAGGGCAAGATTTGCCAACAGAGTTGAATTTGCTCTGGTTCTATCCAGAAAAAACAATGGTTAACAGCCCAATTCCCTTGGCAGATGTACCAGATGCAGCTCCACTTAATTACCATTTCCACCATCTTTTAGAAGTTAACTTGCTGACGCAATCGATTCAGTTTCGGGAAGCTGGAGATAATTATCAATGGCATCCCCGTTTCAATCGCGCTCAAGTAGCTTTAAATAATTGTTTGGAGTTGGCAGTACCGTGGGCAGATTTGCAAGTTCCGCCAGATTATCCTTTGCGCCTGATTTTGGTGCTTGCAGATGAAGGGCGCTTTTGCAACTATTTGCCAGAAAATGCTTTGATTTCAATTGAAGTGCCTTAG
- a CDS encoding NifU family protein, producing MELTIDNVETVLDEMRPYLMSDGGNVELVELEGPIVKLRLQGACGSCPSSAMTLRMGIERRLKEMIPEIAEIEQVV from the coding sequence ATGGAACTCACAATTGACAACGTTGAAACAGTTTTAGATGAAATGCGCCCTTATCTCATGTCTGATGGCGGCAATGTGGAACTCGTAGAACTCGAAGGGCCTATTGTAAAACTCCGCCTGCAAGGTGCGTGTGGTTCTTGTCCCAGTTCTGCAATGACTCTGAGAATGGGTATTGAGCGCCGCTTAAAGGAAATGATTCCCGAAATTGCAGAAATTGAGCAAGTGGTGTAA
- a CDS encoding sensor histidine kinase, whose amino-acid sequence MTITANSQLSNVFSQNLEPITSKTDGSLATLGAELVYTQDQAGRYLTFSWQHSELLGLNTEKIVDELNQSQTFAPVDKVTYLERLHQILTSLVPERFQCWFSYQQELFELDLVISPIMPSLGTTATTVLVMGRLVQATFNKKQVPVAAKTPTQIEVAIRSQQHQKVVNRITRNIRRTLDLDIIWQQTVDSLGKALRLERCIICPYQPSSSKVEVKAEYHQAALKSMLGLQIDIASEPAFAQALATLEPVVMQVPGYAQSGQQKTLVIATCYQDQANGLVALSWQDECYTLTESELELAKEAADQLGTAIAHATLYEELEVARQKAEEASRLKSEFLANVSHEIRTPLNGMIGFLKLILEGMADDPEEQNQFLLEAHQLSIHLLNIINDILDIAKIEAGKMELAYAPVKLDELFSDVENFMRPQAEMRNLSFQMQMPPTSDEIIVQSNYQRLLQVMLNLVGNAIKFTHEGGVTVSADLVLKKANFQDQQFPGMVKVRVADTGIGVSLDKQDKLFQLFSQVDGSRTRHYGGTGLGLAISQKLVEAMGGEVHFYSLGEGLGSTVTFTVPLYQQPVMVSSNDGDSTNSAEC is encoded by the coding sequence ATGACTATTACTGCCAATTCCCAATTGTCAAATGTATTTTCCCAAAACCTGGAACCTATTACCAGTAAGACTGATGGCTCATTAGCAACTCTAGGAGCCGAGTTGGTGTATACGCAAGATCAGGCAGGGCGCTATCTGACCTTTAGTTGGCAGCATAGCGAACTCCTGGGGTTAAATACCGAAAAAATAGTTGACGAGCTGAACCAGAGCCAAACCTTTGCCCCGGTGGATAAGGTTACTTATTTGGAACGATTGCACCAAATTTTGACAAGTTTGGTGCCAGAAAGGTTTCAGTGTTGGTTTAGCTATCAGCAGGAATTATTTGAGTTGGACTTGGTGATTAGTCCAATTATGCCGAGTTTGGGAACGACTGCCACTACAGTTTTAGTGATGGGACGGTTAGTGCAAGCGACATTCAACAAAAAACAAGTGCCTGTGGCAGCAAAAACGCCCACACAAATAGAGGTGGCAATCCGATCGCAGCAACACCAAAAAGTGGTAAATCGCATTACCAGAAATATCCGCCGGACGTTGGATTTAGATATTATTTGGCAGCAAACAGTTGATAGTTTGGGTAAGGCACTGCGGCTAGAGCGCTGTATTATTTGTCCTTATCAGCCCTCTAGCTCAAAAGTGGAAGTGAAGGCTGAGTATCACCAGGCAGCACTTAAATCAATGCTTGGCTTACAAATAGATATAGCTTCAGAGCCTGCCTTTGCTCAAGCTTTGGCAACCCTAGAACCAGTTGTAATGCAAGTGCCTGGATATGCACAGTCTGGGCAGCAGAAAACTTTGGTGATTGCAACTTGCTATCAAGACCAGGCCAATGGATTGGTTGCCTTGAGTTGGCAGGATGAATGCTACACATTAACAGAATCAGAATTAGAACTGGCAAAAGAAGCAGCAGATCAATTGGGAACTGCGATCGCTCATGCTACTTTATATGAAGAATTAGAAGTAGCGCGTCAAAAAGCCGAAGAAGCTTCCCGTCTCAAAAGTGAGTTTCTAGCTAATGTATCCCATGAAATTCGGACTCCCCTCAACGGCATGATTGGCTTCTTGAAGCTGATCTTGGAAGGGATGGCAGATGATCCAGAAGAACAAAACCAGTTTTTGTTAGAAGCTCACCAATTATCGATACATCTGCTGAATATTATCAACGACATTTTGGACATTGCTAAAATCGAAGCTGGCAAAATGGAGCTAGCTTACGCTCCAGTCAAGCTAGATGAGCTATTCAGTGATGTCGAAAATTTCATGCGTCCCCAAGCAGAAATGAGAAATCTCAGCTTCCAGATGCAAATGCCTCCTACCTCTGATGAAATCATTGTCCAAAGCAACTATCAACGGTTGCTACAAGTGATGCTCAATTTGGTAGGTAATGCTATCAAATTTACCCATGAGGGTGGTGTCACCGTCAGCGCCGATTTAGTACTCAAAAAGGCGAACTTTCAAGATCAGCAGTTTCCTGGCATGGTGAAAGTACGTGTAGCAGACACTGGTATTGGTGTTTCTTTAGACAAACAAGATAAACTGTTTCAATTATTCTCTCAGGTGGATGGTTCCCGCACTCGCCACTACGGCGGTACAGGTTTAGGATTAGCAATATCCCAAAAGCTAGTGGAGGCAATGGGCGGCGAGGTACATTTTTATAGTCTGGGCGAAGGACTTGGTTCAACAGTCACATTCACAGTGCCACTATATCAACAACCAGTCATGGTTTCATCTAATGATGGCGACTCAACAAATAGTGCTGAATGTTAG
- the lepA gene encoding translation elongation factor 4, translating into MTDVPAVRIRNFCIIAHIDHGKSTLADRLLQATGTVEDRQMKEQFLDNMDLERERGITIKLQAARMNYTAKDGQQYVLNLIDTPGHVDFSYEVSRSLVACEGALLVVDASQGVEAQTLANVYLALESNLEIIPVLNKIDLPGAEPERVIGEIEEIIGLDCSGAILASAKEGIGIDEILEAVVERIPPPPNTINERLRALIFDSYYDSYRGVIVYFRVMDGTVKKGDRIHLMASGKEFEIDELGVLSPTQKQVDELHAGEVGYLGAAIKAVADARVGDTITLSKAKAESPLPGYAEANPMVFCGMFPIDADQFEDLREALEKLELNDAALHYEPETSSAMGFGFRCGFLGLLHMEIVQERLEREYNLDLIITAPSVVYKVITLKGEELYIDNPSRLPSPNDREKIEEPYVQVEMITPETYVGSLMELSQNRRGIFKDMKYLTQGRTTLTYELPLAEVVTDFFDQMKSRSRGYASMEYHIIGYRENPLVKLDIMINGDPVDSLAMIVHRDKAYNVGRAMAEKLKELIPRHQFKVPIQASIGSKVIASEHIPALRKDVLAKCYGGDISRKKKLLQKQAKGKKRMKSVGTVDVPQEAFMAVLRLDQN; encoded by the coding sequence ATGACTGACGTTCCCGCAGTTCGCATTCGCAATTTTTGTATTATTGCTCACATCGACCACGGGAAATCAACCCTCGCCGATCGCTTGCTACAAGCTACTGGCACTGTTGAAGACCGACAGATGAAGGAACAGTTTCTCGACAATATGGATTTGGAACGGGAGCGCGGCATTACAATTAAGCTGCAAGCTGCCCGGATGAACTACACAGCTAAGGATGGTCAGCAATATGTGCTGAACCTAATTGATACTCCTGGGCATGTGGATTTCTCTTATGAAGTCTCGCGCTCTCTTGTTGCTTGTGAAGGAGCGCTATTGGTAGTAGATGCGTCCCAAGGTGTGGAGGCGCAAACTTTGGCAAATGTATATTTAGCGTTAGAGAGTAATCTGGAAATTATTCCGGTTTTGAATAAAATCGATTTGCCTGGGGCTGAACCAGAACGAGTAATTGGCGAAATTGAAGAAATTATCGGTCTAGATTGCAGTGGTGCGATTCTTGCCTCTGCTAAAGAAGGAATTGGTATTGATGAGATTTTAGAAGCAGTTGTCGAGCGGATACCGCCACCGCCCAATACCATAAATGAGCGCTTACGAGCGTTAATATTTGATAGCTATTACGACAGTTACCGGGGAGTAATTGTGTATTTCCGGGTGATGGATGGCACTGTGAAAAAAGGCGATCGCATCCATTTAATGGCATCCGGTAAAGAATTTGAAATTGATGAGTTAGGCGTTCTTTCTCCCACTCAAAAGCAAGTTGATGAGCTACACGCTGGGGAAGTAGGCTATTTGGGAGCGGCAATTAAAGCTGTAGCTGATGCACGGGTAGGAGACACAATTACTCTCAGTAAGGCGAAAGCTGAGTCACCCTTACCAGGTTACGCAGAAGCGAACCCGATGGTTTTTTGCGGGATGTTCCCCATTGATGCTGACCAATTTGAAGATTTGCGGGAAGCTTTAGAGAAGCTCGAACTCAACGACGCAGCGCTGCATTACGAACCAGAAACTTCGAGCGCGATGGGGTTTGGCTTCCGTTGCGGATTCTTGGGTTTGCTGCACATGGAAATTGTTCAGGAACGTCTAGAGCGGGAGTATAACCTAGATTTAATCATTACAGCCCCCTCGGTGGTTTATAAGGTGATTACCTTGAAAGGTGAGGAACTGTACATCGATAATCCTAGCCGCTTACCTTCTCCCAACGATCGCGAAAAAATTGAAGAACCCTACGTCCAAGTAGAGATGATTACGCCGGAAACTTATGTTGGCAGCTTGATGGAGTTGTCACAAAATCGCCGTGGCATCTTCAAAGATATGAAATATCTCACCCAAGGACGAACCACACTTACTTATGAGCTACCCTTGGCGGAAGTTGTGACTGACTTTTTTGATCAAATGAAGTCGCGATCGCGCGGTTACGCTAGTATGGAATATCACATTATTGGCTACCGTGAAAATCCTCTGGTGAAGCTGGATATCATGATTAACGGCGATCCTGTGGATTCCTTGGCGATGATTGTCCACCGCGATAAAGCTTACAACGTCGGGCGGGCAATGGCAGAAAAACTCAAGGAACTAATTCCCCGCCATCAATTTAAAGTGCCAATTCAGGCATCTATTGGCAGTAAAGTTATTGCCAGCGAACACATCCCCGCTTTACGGAAAGATGTGTTAGCCAAGTGCTACGGTGGTGACATCAGCCGGAAGAAGAAACTTTTACAGAAGCAAGCAAAAGGTAAAAAGCGGATGAAATCTGTGGGTACTGTAGATGTACCGCAAGAAGCCTTTATGGCAGTACTGCGCTTGGATCAAAACTGA
- a CDS encoding glycosyltransferase family 4 protein, which produces MKILVLSWEFPPRIIGGIARHVAELYPELVKLGHEVHLITAEFGHASMYEVVEGVKVHRVPVAHSNDFFHWVANLNLSMGDHGGKLILEEGPFDLIHAHDWLVGDAAIALKHNFKIPLIATIHATEYGRYNGIHTDIQGYINAKETLLAYNAWRIIVCSNYMRQEVERALHSPWDKIDVIYNGIRAEKKQHNVDFHALNFRRQFATDDEQIVYYLGRMTYEKGVPILLNAAPKILSQMRGNVKFVIVGGGNTDHLKRQAWDLGIWHHCYFTGFLSDQYLDRFQTVADCAVFPSLYEPFGIVALESFASRVPVVVSDTGGFPEVVQHTKTGIVTWVNNPDSLAWGILEVLKNPGYRQWLVDNAYEDLKRRFSWPKLAKQTEEVYQRVVQERSQIAW; this is translated from the coding sequence ATGAAGATACTGGTACTGAGTTGGGAGTTTCCGCCAAGGATTATTGGGGGAATTGCGCGGCATGTAGCGGAATTGTACCCGGAACTGGTAAAGCTAGGGCATGAAGTCCACTTAATTACAGCAGAGTTTGGTCATGCGTCGATGTATGAAGTGGTTGAGGGAGTAAAGGTGCATCGAGTGCCAGTGGCACATAGTAACGACTTTTTCCACTGGGTAGCCAATCTCAACCTGAGTATGGGAGATCATGGTGGTAAGTTGATTTTAGAGGAAGGGCCTTTTGATTTAATTCATGCCCATGATTGGTTGGTAGGAGATGCTGCGATCGCTCTCAAGCATAATTTCAAAATACCACTAATTGCCACAATTCACGCTACGGAATACGGACGCTATAACGGTATTCACACAGATATTCAAGGTTATATAAATGCCAAAGAAACCTTACTGGCTTACAACGCTTGGCGGATTATTGTTTGTAGCAACTATATGCGCCAAGAAGTAGAACGAGCGCTACACAGTCCTTGGGACAAAATCGATGTTATTTATAACGGTATCCGAGCCGAAAAGAAACAGCATAACGTAGATTTTCATGCTCTGAATTTTCGCCGCCAATTCGCCACAGACGATGAGCAAATCGTTTATTACCTTGGTCGCATGACTTACGAAAAGGGTGTACCTATATTGCTCAATGCCGCACCTAAGATCCTTTCGCAAATGCGAGGTAACGTTAAATTTGTAATTGTTGGTGGCGGCAATACTGACCATCTCAAGCGCCAAGCCTGGGATTTGGGAATTTGGCATCATTGCTATTTTACAGGTTTTCTCTCCGATCAATACTTAGATAGATTCCAAACTGTCGCTGACTGTGCCGTTTTTCCTAGTCTTTACGAACCTTTTGGGATTGTGGCTTTAGAAAGCTTTGCTTCTCGTGTTCCGGTAGTAGTTTCTGATACGGGTGGTTTTCCAGAAGTAGTGCAACATACCAAAACAGGCATTGTAACTTGGGTGAACAATCCCGATTCTTTAGCTTGGGGAATTTTGGAGGTTTTGAAAAATCCAGGATATCGGCAATGGCTGGTGGATAACGCTTATGAGGATTTAAAGCGACGATTTAGCTGGCCGAAATTAGCCAAGCAAACCGAAGAAGTATATCAGCGAGTTGTACAAGAGCGATCGCAAATTGCGTGGTAA
- a CDS encoding alpha amylase C-terminal domain-containing protein has product MIQCAEQLEGPKEILEQTYTNSTWQNETLGAAKSVASGNKGDLANLGFKLGLDGYPSEITNNGDKIAKTALQYIENHDHSRFVCNFGAIARDNDLLQEGNRNLWYKVQPYLIGFFTGKGIPLLWQGQELGENYFLPEQGYGKVMLIRPVRWDYFYDPIGKSVLALVRKLIKLRRQQPQFTEGEHFFYNDYDRYHSKNVLLFSRKHGNKFSLVALNFSDRDQSVPFWFPIAGNYQEELNGENNLIDVPSYSEYWLTIPSNYGRIWTTST; this is encoded by the coding sequence TTGATTCAGTGTGCTGAACAACTAGAAGGGCCAAAGGAGATTCTCGAACAAACTTATACCAACTCTACCTGGCAAAATGAAACTTTGGGCGCAGCTAAAAGTGTAGCTTCTGGAAATAAAGGTGATTTAGCTAACCTTGGCTTTAAACTTGGTCTAGATGGCTATCCCTCAGAGATTACAAACAACGGGGACAAAATCGCCAAGACGGCACTGCAATATATAGAAAATCATGACCACTCACGTTTTGTCTGTAACTTTGGTGCGATCGCCCGTGATAATGATTTATTACAAGAAGGTAATCGCAACCTGTGGTATAAAGTTCAACCTTACCTGATTGGATTTTTTACTGGTAAAGGGATTCCGCTACTGTGGCAAGGTCAAGAATTGGGAGAAAACTATTTCCTTCCAGAACAAGGTTATGGCAAAGTGATGTTGATTCGACCTGTACGATGGGATTATTTCTATGATCCCATTGGTAAAAGCGTACTTGCCTTAGTACGAAAGCTGATTAAACTGCGTCGTCAGCAACCGCAGTTTACGGAAGGCGAACATTTCTTTTACAACGATTATGACCGCTATCATTCCAAAAATGTGCTGCTATTCTCGCGCAAACATGGTAACAAGTTTAGCCTAGTAGCACTGAACTTTAGCGATCGCGATCAAAGTGTACCCTTCTGGTTCCCAATTGCTGGCAATTATCAGGAAGAACTAAATGGCGAAAATAATTTAATCGACGTTCCCAGTTATTCAGAATATTGGCTAACTATTCCTAGCAACTACGGAAGGATCTGGACAACTAGCACCTAA